One genomic window of Arachis stenosperma cultivar V10309 chromosome 10, arast.V10309.gnm1.PFL2, whole genome shotgun sequence includes the following:
- the LOC130956938 gene encoding uncharacterized protein LOC130956938 produces MRLAIGSEQSIAQELSSFSDWILQIGEGRCGTVVNDKLFVDIPSDLINPVLENPVEDIANTIYPNLVQSFCDPSFFQDRAILAPTVDNVEEINNYIVDLLPDEEKNYLSADSICGSDAYSDVDVDWINVEFLNQIRCSGLPNHSLKLKIGVPIILLRNIDPARGLCNGTRLVVRDLGTNVIGADIVSGSNVGDKDFITRINMIPSDMVIPFKFQRRQFPVSLSFAMTINKSQGQTLSTVCLFLRRPVFSHGQLYVALSRVRNRNGLKILLCDEGLVDPAQTENVVFKEVFDKI; encoded by the coding sequence ATGAGGTTAGCAATCGGATCGGAACAATCAATTGCTCAGGAGTTAAGTTCGTTTTCAGATTGGATACTTCAAATCGGTGAAGGTCGATGTGGAACAGTGGTCAATGATAAACTTTTTGTTGATATTCCttctgatctaatcaatcctGTCTTGGAAAATCCAGTGGAAGATATTGCAAATACAATCTATCCGAATTTGGTTCAGAGTTTTTGTGATCCAAGTTTTTTCCAAGATAGGGCAATACTCGCTCCGACTGTCGACAATGTTGAAGAGATAAACAATTATATAGTTGACTTGTTGCCCGATGAGGAGAAAAATTATCTCAGTGCTGATTCGATATGTGGTAGTGATGCCTATTCTGATGTTGATGTTGATTGGATAAATGTTGAATTCTTGAATCAGATTAGGTGTTCTGGTCTACCTAATCATTCGTTGAAGTTGAAAATAGGCGTGCCTATTATTTTGTTGAGGAATATTGATCCGGCTAGGGGTTTGTGTAATGGGACTCGACTTGTTGTGCGAGATCTAGGGACAAATGTAATCGGTGCGGATATTGTTTCAGGTAGCAATGTTGGGGATAAAGATTTTATCACTAGAATAAATATGATTCCCAGTGATATGGTTATACCGTTTAAATTCCAACGCCGTCAATTCCCGGTTTCTCTGTCTTTTGCAATGACAATCAACAAAAGCCAGGGTCAGACATTATCAACAGTTTGTTTGTTCTTGCGTCGTCCTGTGTTTTCTCACGGTCAACTTTATGTGGCTCTTTCCCGAGTTAGGAATAGAAATGGTCTTAAGATTTTACTTTGTGATGAAGGATTAGTTGATCCTGCCCAGACTGAAAATGTTGTATTTAAGGAAGTTTTTGATAAGATATAA